In Macaca nemestrina isolate mMacNem1 chromosome 11, mMacNem.hap1, whole genome shotgun sequence, a single window of DNA contains:
- the LOC105483228 gene encoding pecanex-like protein 3: MLSGGARCPRLLRPPALELPAPPPPPRPPRGPRSSRPPGDQRGCDGPALPAGSRGLGRGETDESSSAAAETCGGCLLTFAASPSERAGGEGEEGLAWGRPSSLSVRNERPASPAGFFTIQV, from the exons ATGTTGAGCGGCGGCGCGCGGTGTCCCCGGCTGCTGCGACCTCCCGCGCTCGAGCTGCCTGCGCCTCCGCCCCCGCCTCGCCCGCCGCGCGGACCCCGCTCCTCCCGGCCGCCTGGCGACCAGCGTGGCTGCGACGGGCCCGCCCTCCCCGCGGGCTCCCGCGGCCTGGGGCGGGGGG AAACCGATGAGTCTTCCTCAGCAGCTGCCGAAACTTGCGGCGGTTGCTTGCTCACCTTTGCTGCCTCCCCTTCAGAAAGGGCTGGAGGGGAGGGCGAGGAAGGCTTGGCGTGGGGCCGCCCGTCGAGTCTCTCAGTGAGGAATGAGAGGCCAGCTTCTCCCGCGGG CTTTTTTACTATACAGGTATGA